One genomic region from Anopheles bellator chromosome 2, idAnoBellAS_SP24_06.2, whole genome shotgun sequence encodes:
- the LOC131211302 gene encoding uncharacterized protein LOC131211302 → MHLTMKLSLVVALLLASTAGHRLPLSDSILDIINTRHVEQILAERRANASREHEKRYMVQNDLDEDVTEDGADLYQTPEVAIDFDFNGRRQGGGRPHHHHTLPAYNESSEGGHHYHHQQQQGQGQQSDLLTDVHAYRGDKLLKSSKNALLVTRKEYLKKDWCKTEPLVQRIREEGCLSRTIVNRFCYGQCNSFYIPKSPKRRRHGGGGGGVGGGGGNKPTPRSYSVGHHRNRDPPRDYREREVDLDFEDEDLTGPSFRSCAFCKPKKFTWVTVTLRCPSLVPQLRRKRIQRIKQCKCTAVPLH, encoded by the coding sequence ATGCATCTAACGATGAAActgtcgctggtggtggcgctccTGCTGGCGAgcacggccggccaccggttgcccCTGTCCGACTCGATACTGGACATCATCAACACGCGGCACGTGGAGCAGATACTGGCCGAGCGGCGGGCGAATGCGTCGCGCGAACACGAGAAGCGCTACATGGTGCAAAACGACCTGGACGAGGACGTCACGGAGGACGGAGCCGACCTGTACCAGACGCCCGAGgtggcgatcgatttcgaCTTCAACGGACGCCGCCAGGGTGGTGGCcgaccgcaccaccaccacacgcttCCGGCGTATAACGAGTCCAGCGAGGGTGGCCAccattaccaccaccagcagcagcagggtcaGGGCCAGCAGTCGGATCTGCTGACCGATGTGCACGCGTACCGCGGCGACAAGCTGCTGAAGTCGAGCAAGAatgcgctgctggtgacgcgCAAGGAGTATCTGAAGAAGGACTGGTGCAAGACGGAACCGCTGGTGCAGCGGATCCGCGAGGAGGGCTGCCTCAGCCGGACGATCGTCAATCGGTTCTGCTACGGCCAGTGCAACTCCTTCTACATCCCCAAGTCGCCGAAGCGCAGGcgccacggcggcggtggtggtggcgtcggtggcggcgggggcaACAAACCCACCCCCCGAAGCTACTCGGTCGGGCACCACCGCAACCGGGATCCGCCGCGCGACTACCGGGAGCGGGAGGTGGACCTGGACTTCGAGGACGAGGACCTGACGGGGCCGTCGTTCCGTTCGTGCGCCTTCTGCAAGCCGAAGAAGTTCACCTGGGTGACGGTGACCCTGCGCTGCCCCTCGCTCGTGCCCCAGCTGCGCCGGAAGCGCATCCAGCGCATCAAGCAGTGCAAGTGCACCGCCGTCCCGCTCCACTAG